Below is a window of bacterium DNA.
GCAGATATTGAATCAGTTTTTCAAGCGTCGTGTAATGCGAACGCTTTTTTTGTACAAGCTGCTTAATTTGTGTATACACAATCCGATTATCAATTTGGTTCAAATACCTATCAATAGTATGTCTATCAATCTGTTTCTTGATTAGTTCAGCTCGAATCGTAGCGAGCGAGCGGTTTTGCTCAAGGCGCATACGAACCCACCGTTCAACAAAATCTTCGTCGTCTAAACACTTGTCTCGTTGCAATCTCTGCAACAGTGCCTCAACCAGATAAGAATCGTATTCTTTGCGCAATAAATACGTGCGCACCTCCCCCACACTCCGTATCCGATACGAGATATACCGCAGCGCTGCTGCATACATCTTCGACTCGATCGAACGATCTTTGAATTCTTCTATTTGCTCAGTTGTTACTTCATCGCCAACGTGTAACCCGTATAAAGCAACATGATAGTCAGACAGACCACAAACAAAATCACCATCCACGAGAACATTGATAAAACCTGCCCGACGCTGTGGCTTCAAGTCTGTAATAATCGACATATTTAAAGCCACCCTACTTGGAGCCTATTACTTACCAGCTTTTGCTAACT
It encodes the following:
- a CDS encoding regulatory protein RecX — encoded protein: MSIITDLKPQRRAGFINVLVDGDFVCGLSDYHVALYGLHVGDEVTTEQIEEFKDRSIESKMYAAALRYISYRIRSVGEVRTYLLRKEYDSYLVEALLQRLQRDKCLDDEDFVERWVRMRLEQNRSLATIRAELIKKQIDRHTIDRYLNQIDNRIVYTQIKQLVQKKRSHYTTLEKLIQYLLRKGFRYSDIQKAISDIE